The genomic interval GACATCTAATGAATGCTGGACAATGGGGCTCGGTCATAGTCATccaggaaacataaaaaaaaaactgtgaggAGCCCAATTCTCCAAGTACAAATTCCTCTCTTAGCTCTCTTAGGGACCTCCTACAGACAGCTGCACCTCGCCTTGGACTGCAACTCTGTATCAGGTGCAGCTTCAGTGCCACAGCCCCTGGCTCTTCGTCACTGTCTTCTTCATGAGCTACCAAGATGTCGGTTTCTTTAAACTCTGTGTGTGCCATCAGGACTGGGCATGTTATTATGCTAGTGCCAGCtccacacaataaaacaaaaaaaggaaggaggaattgggaaatagaaaaataggacaaaatgagcaaaaaagaagggagagagggacaaaggGGAAACTTAGTCAACCACAGAGAAAATGGATGTTCAGAGTATGGCTTCCTTCAGAAAAATCAGTTGTAATTGTAacacaggggtcctcaaactttttacacagggggccaattcactgtccctcagactgttggagggcaagactataaaaaaactatgaacagatccctatgcacactgcacatatcttattttaaagtaaaaaaacaaaacgggaacaaatacaatatttaaaataaagaacaagtaaatttaaatcaacaaactgaccagtatttcaatgggaactatgctccactcactgaccaccaatgaaagaggtgccccttccggaagtacggcgggggccggataaatggcctcagggggccacatgtggcccgcaggccgtagtttggggacccctgctctaacataTTCATAGACTAGTAAAAGCCTTCCTTttattagtaagaaaaaaaatcccacaacaCTACGACCAGCCCTGTACATACAATCAGACCCAGAGGCACAGCAAGGTACAGTTCACAGGATGTTttgcaacaaccaaaaaaatgtttagaaagaaaGCCGacatgagtatttttaaaaataggtttctaCAAGCAGGGCCAGACACACAGTATAATGCTTGTCCTTCCCTTGTGAGCTGGGTCATGCACACTGTTATCCTGCTTGTCCTTCCCTGTGTGAGCTGAGCTATGCACACTGTCATCCTGCTTGTCCTTCCCTGTGTGAGCTGGGTTATGCACACTGTCATCCTGCTTGTCCTTCCCTGTGTGAGCTGGGCCATGCACACTGTCATCCTGCTTGTCCTTCCCTGTGTGAGCTGGGTTATGCACACTGTCATCCTGCTTGTCCTTCCCTGTGTGAGCTGGGTTATGCACACTGTCATCCTGCTTGTCCTTCCCTGTGTGAGCTGGGACATGCACACTGTCATCCTGCTTGTGCTTCCCTGTGTGAGCTGGGTTATGCACACTGTCATCCTGCTTGTGCTTCCCTGTGTGAGCTGGGCCATGCACACTGTCATCCTGCTTGTGCTTCCCTGTGTGAGCTGGGTTATGCACACTGTCATCCTGCTTGTCCTTCCCTGTGTGAGCTGGGTTATGCACACTGTCATCCTGCTTGTCCTTCCCTGTGTGAGCTGGGTTATGCACACTGTCATCCTGCTTGTCCTTCCCTGTGTGAGCTGGGTTATGCACACTGTCATCCTGCTTGTCCTTCCCTGTGTGAGCTGGGCCATGCACACTGTCATCCTGATTGTCCTTCCCTGTGTGAGCTGGGCCATGCACACTGTCATCCTGCTTGTCCTTCCCTGTGTGAGCTGGGACATGCACACTGTCATCCTGCTTGTCCTTCCCTGTGTGAGCTGGGCCATGCACACTGTCATCCTGATTGTCCTTCCCTGTGTGAGCTGGGCCATGCACACTGTCATCCTGCTTGTCCTTCCCTGTGTGAGCTGGGCCATGCACACTGTCATCCTGCTTGTCCTTCCCTGTGTGAGCTGGGCCATGCACACTGTCATCCTGCTTGTCCTTCCCTGTGTGAGCTGGGCCATGCACACTGTCATCCTGCTTGTCCTTCCCTGTGTGAGCTGGGACATGCACACTGTCATCCTGCTTGTCCTTCCCTGTGTGAGCTGGGCCATGCACACTGTCATCCTGATTGTCCTTCCCTGTGTGAGCTGGGTTATGCACACTGTCATCCTGCTTGTCCTTCCCTGTGTGAGCTGGGACATGCACACTGTCATCCTGCTTGTCCTTCCCTGTGTGAGCTGAGCTATGCACACTGTCATCCTGCTTGTCCTTCCCTGTGTGAGCTGAGCTATGCACACTGTCATCCTGCTTGTCCTCCCCCTGTGTGAGCTGACCTATGCACACTGTCATCCTGCTTGTCCTTCCCTGTGTGAGCTGGGACATGCACACTGTCATCCTGCTTGTCCTTCCCCTGTATAAAAAAGGCACAATGAGTTGCTCAGCTTAAGGTCCTCATTACACTTCTTCTAAGTCATTAGTTTCCAGTATTAACTGTTCCTGGCTATGTCCACTAGTGACCATGGAAATTTTAACCAAAACCATAAACACAGTTAGAAAGATCttcaaagaagaaggaaaaaaagcaagagCCGGTTGCAAACCAATGTGCAAAATGCTACTGAGATGTCAGTATgcctacacatttttttaaagttaaaagctagttttttaaatgttttccaagataTAATCTGGAATATAGTGGGAGATTACGAGGAATTCTAGgaattttctcttttactattaACAAATGCTTGTCCTTCCCCTGTGTGACAAACAAAATAGCAGAGAGGCATCTCTTAtctgcttcctggcttcctgGTGGCCACTATGACAATCGCCCAACCTGAGGGCTGGGTGTCCATCCCCCTAATGATTGTGCTGGCAGCGAGGCAAGGGGAAGACCACACACAAGGAATACTCATCTCACTTTCTTTCCAAATGCAATTGCATAAGAAACTATTTCTTATCATGGCAAGTTTCTCCCTGTGAAAAAATGTTACATCAGAAATTctgtaggtcctggctggttggctcagtgaatagagcattggcccagcatgcggacGTCCTgagtttcatccccagtcagggcacacatagggagtgaccatctgcttctcttccatggctcgattggttcgaacattggcccagagcactgaggatagctcagttgattcaagcatcagccccagacactggttgccaggtggatcctagtcaggaagtctgtctatctcccatcctctcactttaataaaaagaaaggaaaagaaagggaaagggaaagggaaagggaaaggggaaggggaaggggaagg from Saccopteryx leptura isolate mSacLep1 chromosome 2, mSacLep1_pri_phased_curated, whole genome shotgun sequence carries:
- the LOC136391647 gene encoding involucrin-like; translated protein: MTVCIGQLTQGEDKQDDSVHSSAHTGKDKQDDSVHSSAHTGKDKQDDSVHVPAHTGKDKQDDSVHNPAHTGKDNQDDSVHGPAHTGKDKQDDSVHVPAHTGKDKQDDSVHGPAHTGKDKQDDSVHGPAHTGKDKQDDSVHGPAHTGKDKQDDSVHGPAHTGKDNQDDSVHGPAHTGKDKQDDSVHVPAHTGKDKQDDSVHGPAHTGKDNQDDSVHGPAHTGKDKQDDSVHNPAHTGKDKQDDSVHNPAHTGKDKQDDSVHNPAHTGKDKQDDSVHNPAHTGKHKQDDSVHGPAHTGKHKQDDSVHNPAHTGKHKQDDSVHVPAHTGKDKQDDSVHNPAHTGKDKQDDSVHNPAHTGKDKQDDSVHGPAHTGKDKQDDSVHNPAHTGKDKQDDSVHSSAHTGKDKQDNSVHDPAHKGRTSIILCVWPCL